One segment of Meriones unguiculatus strain TT.TT164.6M chromosome 3, Bangor_MerUng_6.1, whole genome shotgun sequence DNA contains the following:
- the Fmc1 gene encoding protein FMC1 homolog, which yields MAALGSPARTLRGLLRELRYLSAAAGRPYRDTAAYRYLLRAFRAHRVTSEKLCRAQHELHFQAATYLCLLRSIRQHVALHQEFHGKGERSVEESAGLVGLQLPRQPGGKGWEP from the exons atggcggcgctggggtCGCCGGCGCGCACCCTGCGGGGGCTGCTGCGGGAGCTGCGCTACCTGAGCGCGGCCGCCGGGAGACCGTACCGCGACACGGCGGCCTACCGCTACCTGCTCAGGGCTTTCCGAGCACATCGG GTCACAAGTGAGAAGTTGTGCAGAGCCCAGCATGAGCTTCACTTCCAAGCTGCCACCTATCTTTGTCTCTTGCGTAGCATCCGGCAACATGTAGCCCTTCATCAGGAATTTCATGGCAAGGGTGAGCGGTCAGTGGAGGAGTCTGCTGGTTTGGTGGGCCTCCAGTTGCCCCGTCAGCCTGGAGGGAAAGGCTGGGAGCCATGA